One segment of Erigeron canadensis isolate Cc75 chromosome 2, C_canadensis_v1, whole genome shotgun sequence DNA contains the following:
- the LOC122589293 gene encoding bZIP transcription factor 27-like isoform X2, with protein MKPSDDVWKDITSLSSPTTNHFQNFFQPATLRQPPLSTSSTAAHFFPPPPPTTPTMLTLLTPTLDEDPCKRHKPNPPPPPQPPTHSFMQPETSSPEYSEKFRRLMKNRESAARSRARKQARADELEVEVMRLAKENAKLKKMQKEASLSHVAKESRLHRTKSAPF; from the exons ATGAAACCAAGTGATGACGTTTGGAAAGACATAACTAGTCtttcatctccgaccaccaatCACTTCCAAAACTTCTTTCAACCGGCGACTCTCCGACAACCACCACTCTCCACCTCCTCCACCGCCGCACACTTcttcccaccaccaccaccaaccaccccTACAATGCTAACCCTACTAACCCCTACTCTTGATGAAGACCCTTGTAAGAGACACAAGcctaatccaccaccaccaccacaaccaccaaCACATAGTTTCATGCAGCCGGAAACTTCTTCACCGGAATATTCTGAAAAGTTCCGACGCTTGATGAAAAACCGTGAATCAGCCGCTCGATCTAGAGCTAGAAAACAG GCTCGCGCTGATGAGTTGGAGGTTGAAGTAATGCGATTAGCGAAGGAAAATGCGAAGCTCAAAAAGATGCAAAAAGAG GCAAGTCTTTCCCACGTTGCTAAAGAATCTAGACTTCACAGGACCAAAAGTGCCCCATTTTGA
- the LOC122589293 gene encoding bZIP transcription factor 27-like isoform X1 → MKPSDDVWKDITSLSSPTTNHFQNFFQPATLRQPPLSTSSTAAHFFPPPPPTTPTMLTLLTPTLDEDPCKRHKPNPPPPPQPPTHSFMQPETSSPEYSEKFRRLMKNRESAARSRARKQARADELEVEVMRLAKENAKLKKMQKEQASLSHVAKESRLHRTKSAPF, encoded by the exons ATGAAACCAAGTGATGACGTTTGGAAAGACATAACTAGTCtttcatctccgaccaccaatCACTTCCAAAACTTCTTTCAACCGGCGACTCTCCGACAACCACCACTCTCCACCTCCTCCACCGCCGCACACTTcttcccaccaccaccaccaaccaccccTACAATGCTAACCCTACTAACCCCTACTCTTGATGAAGACCCTTGTAAGAGACACAAGcctaatccaccaccaccaccacaaccaccaaCACATAGTTTCATGCAGCCGGAAACTTCTTCACCGGAATATTCTGAAAAGTTCCGACGCTTGATGAAAAACCGTGAATCAGCCGCTCGATCTAGAGCTAGAAAACAG GCTCGCGCTGATGAGTTGGAGGTTGAAGTAATGCGATTAGCGAAGGAAAATGCGAAGCTCAAAAAGATGCAAAAAGAG CAGGCAAGTCTTTCCCACGTTGCTAAAGAATCTAGACTTCACAGGACCAAAAGTGCCCCATTTTGA